In one Sphingobacterium daejeonense genomic region, the following are encoded:
- a CDS encoding RagB/SusD family nutrient uptake outer membrane protein — translation MKTTFKNIIFMGLAFGTLFSTSCNKYLDREPLSNITPGDYLNTEADLATYTLSQYFFPTHSGWGIGTFANDNHTDNQLTSSYATRWVPGEWKVPTNGGEYDFSNIRQLNYFFEQVLPKWKENKISGATGNIEHYIGEAYFLRAYQYFNKVQALGDFPIVRSTMQDNLGQLVDASVRQPRNVVARFILADLDSAIMLLKSPSPNQQNRVNKNAALLFKSRVALHEATWLTYHKNSALVPGTSNWPGKKSHPSFTLQIDNEIDFFLTEAMSASEQVADAMPLVSNTQDDGYNSSANPYFAMFGDMDLNKYSEVLLWRSYSTVQNVSHNVNHYLNTNGGNTGYSRGLVENFTMANGLPIYASGSGYKGDDSISTVKADRDNRLQIFMKGPRELRFTDRNNTDGSPILEGYPDITGQAEVRYVTGYALKKGLSYLNGQAEGSAGTTGSIVFRAVEAYLNYIEASYLKNKSINGKAANYWSRIRERAGVNPDFNVTIANTNMAEEAKRDLGAYSNGVVLNDKILYNIRRERRLELMAEGFRFGDLKRWRSLDQLKNNPLILEGIKVWGPMEKWFVNEAGSVLIQPNTPGKTANVSSKAESPYLRPYRINLSSNNLVLNGYKWTEAHYLSPIAFNHFSITSSDGTPQNSTLYQNPGWPIIADQGAIQ, via the coding sequence ATGAAAACAACATTTAAAAACATCATATTCATGGGTCTTGCATTTGGAACTTTGTTTTCGACAAGCTGCAACAAATACTTGGACCGTGAGCCCCTTTCGAATATTACTCCTGGAGATTATTTGAATACGGAGGCCGACCTTGCTACTTATACTTTATCCCAATATTTCTTTCCTACACATTCAGGTTGGGGGATAGGGACATTTGCGAACGATAATCATACGGACAATCAATTAACAAGTTCGTATGCTACGCGATGGGTTCCTGGAGAATGGAAAGTACCAACTAACGGAGGGGAATACGATTTTAGCAATATCAGACAATTGAATTATTTCTTCGAGCAGGTTTTGCCTAAATGGAAAGAAAACAAAATTTCTGGCGCTACAGGCAATATTGAGCATTATATCGGAGAGGCTTATTTTCTGAGGGCTTATCAATATTTCAATAAGGTTCAGGCATTGGGTGATTTTCCAATTGTCAGGAGTACCATGCAAGATAATTTAGGTCAGCTTGTTGATGCTTCAGTAAGGCAGCCTCGGAATGTAGTTGCACGATTTATTTTGGCGGATCTAGACTCAGCCATTATGTTATTGAAGAGTCCGTCACCTAATCAACAAAATAGAGTCAACAAAAATGCGGCATTATTATTTAAGTCTCGTGTTGCCTTGCATGAGGCTACTTGGTTGACTTATCATAAGAATTCAGCTTTGGTACCTGGAACATCAAACTGGCCAGGAAAGAAATCACATCCTTCATTTACATTGCAGATCGATAATGAAATTGATTTTTTCTTAACTGAGGCGATGTCTGCATCTGAGCAAGTGGCTGATGCGATGCCATTGGTTTCAAACACCCAAGATGATGGATACAACTCATCGGCAAATCCATATTTTGCGATGTTTGGTGATATGGACCTGAATAAATACAGTGAAGTATTATTGTGGAGAAGTTATTCTACTGTTCAGAATGTTTCACACAATGTAAACCATTATTTGAACACCAATGGAGGCAATACCGGTTATTCAAGAGGGTTGGTAGAAAACTTTACGATGGCAAATGGTTTACCTATTTATGCATCCGGTTCTGGTTATAAAGGCGATGATTCTATTTCAACAGTCAAGGCTGATCGTGATAATAGGCTTCAAATTTTTATGAAAGGACCTAGAGAGTTGCGGTTTACTGACCGTAACAATACAGATGGGAGTCCTATTTTAGAAGGTTATCCAGACATTACAGGACAGGCCGAGGTTCGATATGTAACAGGATATGCTCTCAAAAAGGGTTTGAGTTATTTGAATGGGCAGGCTGAGGGATCTGCTGGTACTACTGGTTCTATTGTCTTTAGAGCGGTGGAAGCATATTTAAATTATATTGAGGCGAGTTATTTAAAGAACAAGTCAATCAATGGTAAGGCTGCTAATTACTGGAGCAGAATACGTGAACGTGCTGGGGTAAATCCTGATTTTAATGTCACTATTGCTAACACCAATATGGCTGAAGAAGCAAAAAGAGATTTGGGGGCATATAGTAATGGAGTGGTATTAAATGATAAGATATTGTATAATATACGACGTGAGCGGAGATTGGAATTAATGGCAGAGGGATTCCGTTTTGGAGATCTTAAGCGTTGGAGGTCTTTAGATCAATTAAAAAACAACCCATTGATCTTAGAAGGTATCAAAGTTTGGGGGCCAATGGAAAAATGGTTTGTTAATGAAGCGGGAAGTGTTTTAATTCAACCTAATACTCCAGGTAAAACTGCGAATGTGTCTTCAAAAGCCGAGAGTCCATACTTAAGGCCATACAGGATTAACTTAAGTTCTAACAACTTGGTTTTAAATGGATATAAATGGACCGAGGCACATTATCTAAGTCCAATTGCCTTTAACCATTTCTCTATTACTTCGTCGGATGGGACTCCACAAAATTCAACTTTATACCAAAATCCTGGCTGGCCTATTATAGCTGATCAAGGAGCAATTCAATAA